From a single Chlamydia muridarum str. Nigg genomic region:
- a CDS encoding UDP-N-acetylglucosamine pyrophosphorylase GlmU-related enzyme, which translates to MVLASSLFSPEEFLYPEIVSQAEFVWSILTLLEQKLSSHSFSGIQGHLEEGVYLKNKETIEIQEGAYVESGAYLCGPCIIGPYTQVRHGAYIRGGVITGAHCVVGHCSEIKNSYLGHYAKAAHFAYVGDSVLGSRVNLGAGVRCANFRLDGGNIFLRYSGDRYDTQRKKLGAFLGKGVSIGCNTVLNPGCCVVSATKILPNQTIY; encoded by the coding sequence ATGGTTTTAGCTTCCTCTTTATTTTCCCCTGAAGAATTTCTTTATCCAGAGATTGTGAGCCAGGCTGAATTTGTTTGGTCCATTTTAACTCTTTTGGAACAAAAGCTGTCTTCTCATTCTTTTTCTGGAATACAAGGACATCTTGAAGAAGGTGTATATTTAAAAAACAAAGAGACCATCGAAATCCAGGAAGGAGCTTATGTGGAGTCGGGGGCATATCTTTGTGGCCCTTGTATTATCGGACCTTATACTCAAGTTCGTCACGGAGCTTATATTCGAGGTGGAGTAATAACTGGTGCTCATTGTGTGGTTGGACACTGTTCTGAGATCAAAAATAGCTATTTAGGGCATTATGCGAAAGCTGCTCACTTTGCTTATGTGGGAGATTCTGTTTTGGGCTCTCGGGTCAATTTAGGTGCAGGGGTTCGTTGCGCGAATTTTCGATTGGATGGGGGTAACATTTTTCTCCGTTATTCTGGAGATCGCTATGATACACAGAGAAAGAAATTAGGCGCTTTCTTGGGTAAGGGAGTGAGTATTGGGTGTAATACCGTACTTAATCCAGGATGTTGTGTGGTTAGTGCTACAAAGATTCTTCCTAATCAAACTATTTATTAG
- a CDS encoding response regulator transcription factor encodes MAGPKHVLLVSENWDLFFQTKKLLNPEEYRCTIGQQYKQEVSADLIVCEYELLPKDIHAPKYFEANFVIVLLDVFDEEKCIDLLDRGFWFLVQPITPRLLKAAIGAFLSQGSLHSVPESIQFGPNVFHILKLIVETPEGTIHLTPSESGILKRLLLNQGQLCLRKHLLEEIKNHSKEIVARNVDVHIASLRKKLGAYGNRIVTVRGVGYLFSDDEEKNSSQEDTKLS; translated from the coding sequence ATGGCAGGTCCTAAACATGTGCTACTAGTAAGTGAAAATTGGGACTTATTTTTCCAAACAAAAAAATTACTTAATCCTGAAGAATATCGGTGTACGATTGGTCAGCAGTACAAACAAGAAGTATCAGCAGACCTAATTGTTTGTGAATATGAATTACTTCCCAAAGATATTCATGCTCCTAAGTATTTTGAAGCTAACTTTGTTATAGTTTTATTAGATGTTTTTGATGAAGAGAAGTGTATCGATCTTTTAGATAGAGGATTTTGGTTTTTGGTGCAGCCAATTACTCCTAGACTTCTAAAAGCTGCTATAGGTGCGTTTCTTTCTCAAGGTTCTTTGCATTCTGTTCCTGAAAGTATTCAGTTTGGCCCTAATGTGTTTCATATTTTGAAACTGATAGTGGAAACTCCAGAAGGAACTATTCATTTAACTCCATCCGAATCCGGTATTTTGAAAAGACTGTTGCTGAACCAAGGGCAACTTTGTTTACGTAAACATCTTCTAGAGGAAATCAAAAATCATTCTAAAGAGATTGTAGCTAGAAATGTGGATGTACATATAGCTTCTTTAAGAAAGAAATTAGGCGCTTATGGAAATAGAATCGTCACTGTACGTGGAGTGGGGTATCTATTTTCCGATGACGAAGAGAAAAATTCTTCGCAAGAAGATACAAAGCTTTCTTAA
- a CDS encoding polyprenyl synthetase family protein — MDDFNVYRSKIEKRLRDSLEDFGKTQSGLRNPIEYALLGGGKRVRPLLVCLFADSIQKRRDVLDTAIAVEYIHTSTLIADDLPCMDNDDMRRGKPSVHKAFDEASALLASYALIPAAYARIRKNAKALKEVVSVQREIEDAYEDVLDLIELRFGVEGVLGGQYEDVFFQSFTEESVINIINKKTSALFEIACVSGWLFGGGAREKTPLVIEFARNFGILFQIGDDLADLSQDNQEEKHMNYALLFGEQAAKDLLNRSFNSCIEILHLLKEKGVKPLEELCKKVFMGGNKHSL, encoded by the coding sequence ATGGATGATTTCAATGTTTATCGATCGAAAATAGAAAAAAGGCTCCGCGATTCTTTAGAGGATTTTGGAAAAACTCAAAGCGGATTACGTAACCCAATAGAGTATGCTCTACTGGGTGGAGGAAAACGTGTGCGTCCTCTACTCGTATGTTTGTTTGCCGACAGCATTCAAAAAAGACGAGACGTTTTGGATACTGCAATTGCCGTGGAGTATATCCACACATCAACCTTGATAGCGGACGATCTTCCTTGTATGGATAATGATGACATGCGTAGGGGGAAACCTTCTGTTCACAAAGCTTTTGATGAGGCTTCTGCTCTTCTTGCTTCGTATGCTCTTATTCCCGCAGCTTATGCAAGAATTCGTAAGAATGCGAAAGCTTTGAAGGAAGTGGTTTCGGTTCAACGAGAAATCGAAGATGCTTACGAAGATGTTTTGGATCTAATCGAACTACGATTTGGGGTAGAAGGGGTTTTGGGTGGTCAGTATGAAGATGTTTTTTTCCAAAGTTTCACTGAAGAGAGTGTTATAAATATTATTAATAAGAAAACTAGCGCTCTTTTTGAAATAGCATGTGTATCTGGATGGTTATTTGGAGGTGGAGCAAGAGAAAAAACTCCTTTAGTTATCGAGTTTGCCAGGAATTTTGGTATTTTGTTTCAAATAGGAGATGATCTAGCAGATCTTAGTCAGGATAACCAAGAAGAGAAGCATATGAATTATGCGCTATTATTTGGAGAGCAAGCTGCTAAAGACTTGCTTAACAGATCTTTTAATTCGTGTATTGAAATTCTTCATTTACTCAAAGAAAAAGGGGTAAAGCCTTTGGAGGAGTTATGTAAGAAGGTTTTTATGGGTGGAAATAAACATTCTTTATGA